The nucleotide window AGATCCCTGGCCACCCCGCTGTGCCCAGGAGATCAAGGCACTGAGGGTCCCAACTGGCACTGGCCatctgatccctgtccccagATCCCTCCCCCAAATCCAAAGCAGGAACACAGGGAAAGAGAGAGTTGTTGGGATTTCGTGTCATTTATTAGGTGAGGGACAGAAACATCCACAAAGGTCTAATGAAGACGAACTGTTACATGCTTGGGAAACCGGAGAGGTGTCTTTGTAATAACATCAGTCCTAGGAGATCTTCCGATGAAGGGATGAAGGGTCTCCAGGACCTAGAGGCAGTGGGCGAGGCAGCCCAGGGGGTTTGCCAGCCACTTCAGGGAGATCCGCCGCCACCAGCGTTGCGACGTCGGGTGGtgccttcccaggccaggaggaggGCGATGCTCCTCTGGTCGGGTCCCCGCGGTCAGAGGTCTCGGCTTCCAGCTGCTGGGCCCTGGGCGCCAGAAGACTCGCCCAGGGAAGCGCTGGGGGCGGGCGGCGGCCGCTTCTCCCCGGGGCGCCTGTGGCTGGCGGCGGGTCCCGGGCGTCGTGGGCGTGTGCGGGGCCAGCGGCTCGGCGCTCGGCCTGCAGGCGCTCTGAGCTCGGGGTCCGTGCTTCGGGCAGAATGGGCGCAGCAGCCCGCAGGGGGTCGAGAGGAGTTCCCGACTGACGTCCTGGTCGTCCCAGGAGAGCTGGCCCAGACTAGGATACAGAGGGAGCCGCCAGCCTCCGGGGTCCCCCGAGCTCAAGATTTGCAGCGCCTCTGGTTCCTGGGAGTCCTCGGCGGAATCCCAGGGCTCGCGCACGCAGCGGGGAACCGTCTGCTCCATGGCTTTgcgcagagagaggaggaaatgttTAAGGGGTCCTTACCTGGCGAATTTATACTTTGCCTGGCCCTTGGGGATCCAATCAGAGGGTGTGAGGGTGGGCGGTGCCATTTTCTCAGGTTGCAAATAGCTTTAGGAAGCGGGGACGTGAGGAGGTTCTGGGCAAATCCAATCTTCTTGGGTGGAGTTGGCTGAAGGTGAATCAGTTTTGCCGCCTTGATAGGgttaattgttgttgttgttgtttgcctgtttgattgattttttaggAGTTGATGAATTTTATTCCgtttataggtgtacagcaatcTTGCGTGTTTGTTTTAAAGAACGATAGGTACAGAGGCTCCGACAAGACAAGCTATTTGGAAAGTTACCCTTTTGTGAAAAGTTTCCTAAGTGCCTgacactttgtgtgtgtgtgtttgtttttgcgttgtctttttagggccgcacccgcggcgtatggaggttcccaggctaggggtcgaatcggagctgtagccgctggcccacatcacagccacagcaacaccggatctgagctgcctcagacctactgcaccacagttcatggcaacgctggatccttaacccacggagggaggacagggattgaacctgcatcctcatggataccagttggattcgtttctactgcaccacaacgggaactcccaagcacatttcttttcatttttcactttattttatttatgtatttattgatttttgtctttttaggcctgcacccgttgcacatggagcttcccaggctagggggcaaatcagaactgtagcctctggcctatgccacaggcctatgccaacaccagatcagagccacatctgtgacatacagcacagctcacagcaatgctggatcttgacTCTGAGTGAAGCCATTAAGTGAACCAGCTTCCTcctggatgcttgtcagattcatatccactgagccacacattTCTATTTAAACTGCCATTTCTGGCTTGTAGAAGTGGAATTCTGGGTCAAGAGAATTCACACTGAAGCATTTCATGCATAGGGCCATATTATTGCCTTTCCAAAGATCCTTTCGAATTCATTCCCAAGCTGTGCTGGGGAGTTACTACTCTAGCAACATGAAAACAAACGAAGAGTTTAATACAGGTCACCAAGTTAGTCAAAGTTCTATCTCCTTGTTCCCCTTTGGTTGCTTTGATGTTATGGAGCCCTGACCTGGGCCCCAGCTCCCCTTTCAGCCACAGAagcccacctccacacacccacccccccaaatACCGCTTGTAACCCTGACTCCACCCACCCAAATCAATTGCACAGGCAGAGAATAAGGCAACTGGTTTTAATCACATTGGAATTGACAGAGAAGCATGACAGTTCTGAATCCAGCTGCAAGAAAGTTCCTTAAGAGAGTATGGATTCCTGAAGAGAGATTTGCTCCTTGGAAAACCTGTCAGGAATCCAGGAGAGGAAGGACCTATGAGGCGTGTTCTGCACCCCAGAGACCTGGAGGCTCTTCCCCCAGCAAGGGAGCAAGGCGGGCCTAGGGGAGCAGTCCAGCCAGGCAAACGAGGGTCACCGCTGAGTTGACTTAGGCTCCAGCCCAGGACGTGGGTCGAAGGCGAAGTGTGGGCCGGGTGGCAGGCTGTGGTCCTTGCCTTGCCAAGTTCCCCTGGGTTTTCTGCAGCTTGGTTGGGGTGTGGGGTGGCTGTCGGCCTGGCTTCCTGGAGGCGATCTGGCTGCGTGTCTAATCTGCCTGGGCTGCTGCTGGCATCTCCTGGCTGTTCAGGCCCAGCAGTGCCTTGAGGTCTGTGGCTTCGGCCTCTTCTTGAGGGGACTGCTGCTCCATCCCGGATTAGGGGTAGCCGGATTAGGGGTAGCCGCTGGCTCTCGGACGCGTGGGTCTCGGCAGCGTTTTGGGCAGACCTCCACTGGAGGATGGTCCGTGTGTCTGGCGCAAGCGTGTTGCAGCCTCCCACAGGCACAGTAGAGCGGGTCCTCGCAGAACTGGGGGCGCTGGCAGGAGGGGCGGCTCAGCGCAGGGAAGTTATccagagcccaggcccaggcctgttCTCGGTTCAGGCCCGGGGGCATGTGGGGCTCTGGATGTGCCCATCTCCAGGGAGGCTCTTCCAGGGTGGGTGCGTGGCCTTCCATGGCTTCAGCCTCCTCACCAGGCAGAGACCAGGAGCCTTTCTAAGCCAAGAGGTGAAAGATTCAGCCTGGTTCTGAGAGCGCCTTTTATACTGTCTGTCtgctgtgggggtgggagagCTGCTTGTGCTGGTAGGTGGGGACAGAGTCTCATTTGCCTTGCAAATTGCCTCGGAGGCTCATGGGATTGAGGAGAAAACTACCTCTTTCTGGGAGGAGCTCTGGACATTGGGACTGGTTTTGGTGATTGGGTTAAaggagggggatgggaggagaggaaggtcCCTGGGGAGAGAAGCCCAGCCCTGGTCCATCATTTctattcattctctctctatatttttaaaaaagtcctctACTCACTTGGCTAGCCTGACAAATGACACTCCACTCTCTTATAATTTAGCACACCAGTGAATCACCTGGTTTTAGAGCTGAGACTCCCCAGTGATTCATCCTTGCCAGAGCACAAAGCTACTTTGGGCAGGAGCTGGATTGTGGTTCCAGGTCTTCATGCCAGCACATAGGGAAGGGAACAAGTAAAGGAGTGATTGGGTGGGAGTTCGGGAAAGGAGAGTCCCATGCCTACTCAGAGTTCTACACTCtagtgtagaaaaaaaatatgtctatttGATGATCTGAATCAAAGAGAAACTTCATGTATAAGGTGCTTTTCTTAGGTAATGGGCAAATGCCTTGAGTTAATGCCACATTTTCAATggttttcctcctttgtttttcttgcttgcttgcttgcttgcttgctttctttctttctttctttctttcttttttgttatttgcaGAACTCATATCCTTTTTAATGTAATTACCTGCATTATATTCTTAGTGGCTCCCCTTTCTGTGCTCCCTCTAATTCTATTTCAATTATTCCCAttagaaactattttattttttatgtgtgttttgtaTCAGCCagatttgtaatatttttctttgtgcatGTATCTTCGGTTGCTGTAATGTTATCAGGTTATATATCTCTAATTTAGCTCATTCTTAATTCATTTGTATGTTTCTAAGATTGTCAGCAGTACATTCCATCTGTTGCTTCTAATGTTGGTCTGTTAACCTCTGGTGAGCCCCTGACACATTGCACCTGCCTGCTGTCCCACCGCAGACACTCACATCGCCAGTTACCCACCTTCACCACATAATAGAACCCTTGAGAGAGAATTTCTCTAGGATACATACCCATAAGCCGAAGTATGTCATTTAAAGaatgcatacacatacatttattgcGAATTTCCTTATTATTCTTCAGGATGCAGGTGGCATTTACCTTCCAGCAATAATGCATGAGAATAACTGGATGCACACATACCAACAAACACTTGGAATGACCTCAGTATTCTCACATTTCCCAGGGGGTCTTGCAAGTCTGAAAAGAGCAGCCTTGGTATTTGTACCAAATTTAATGTCTCTTGGTCTCTGACAGTATCTCTTTTGAGAACTGCTTTGTGGCTATCTGGTTCTAGAGTCATTCCTGAAATTCAGGCAAAATCTGTCTTCATTATCCCCTCAAGTTCCAAGTTATCTTTTGTCTCCTAATCGATCATTTTATGCTTATACTATTTGAGTTATTCCATTATCTATTCCTTCAAATcgtaaaaagaaatacaggaaaaactgtaattaactgaatcactttgccgtatagcagaaagtaacataacattgtaaatcaactgtacttcaataaaatacattttaaaaaaatggagccaTCACATTCAACATTATAATTACTTACTGTAGTCTCTTCTTGtcgtttttggccaccccaatggcatcacaagttcctgggccagggatgtaacTTACACCGcatcagtgacccgagctgctacagtgtcagtgccaagtccttaaccctgtgagccGCCAGAGAACTCCTACAATCCTTTTAATAGTCTTAGAAAAATTAATCTAAATGTCCTTAATAATCTatgtaaatattaacatttttcctttggtGTGGTCTTCAGGATACTTTGAGAAGGTTTGTTTTGTACTGATCATGATTTTAGGTGAGACCATA belongs to Sus scrofa isolate TJ Tabasco breed Duroc chromosome 16, Sscrofa11.1, whole genome shotgun sequence and includes:
- the LOC102162127 gene encoding annexin-2 receptor, translated to MEQTVPRCVREPWDSAEDSQEPEALQILSSGDPGGWRLPLYPSLGQLSWDDQDVSRELLSTPCGLLRPFCPKHGPRAQSACRPSAEPLAPHTPTTPGTRRQPQAPRGEAAAARPQRFPGRVFWRPGPSSWKPRPLTAGTRPEEHRPPPGLGRHHPTSQRWWRRISLKWLANPLGCLAHCL